Proteins co-encoded in one Hyla sarda isolate aHylSar1 chromosome 4, aHylSar1.hap1, whole genome shotgun sequence genomic window:
- the LOC130367358 gene encoding olfactory receptor 1496-like — MLGEMTNDTLEPMFYIFAFSISENDRIFILTAVLLIYLTILSGNLLIISLICLEPQLHTSMYFFLCNLSTLDILYVSTTLPNLIYVSHTGDHVMSYAACIAQMYLYLVFADTECFLLTAMAIDRYIAVCFPLHYSLIMSKQVCVLLAFPAWFVASMNASLVTCLVNNLTFIGLVEVKNFFCDLKALRVASFGDTISLKIFIIVDAMIIGVIVAFLILASYICIIYTVLKIKSSAGRWKTFSSCSSHITIVALYFGSAMSLYLTNSVEQDVVLSMTFVTLVPMLNPLVYSLRNKDIVQAIRKLLHTKITH; from the coding sequence ATGCTTGGAGAAATGACCAATGACACTTTGGAGCCAATGTTCTACATCTTTGCCTTCTCTATATCTGAGAATGATAGAATTTTTATTCTAACAGCGGTTTTGCTGATTTATCTGACTATTCTTAGTGGGAACCTTCTCATCATTTCATTGATATGTCTGGAGCCCCAGTTACACACATCCATGTACTTCTTCCTGTGCAATCTCTCCACATTAGACATTTTGTATGTCTCCACAACGCTCCCTAATCTGATCTATGTATCTCACACTGGTGACCATGTCATGTCTTATGCTGCTTGTATAGCTCAGATGTACTTGTATCTAGTATTTGCTGATACAGAGTGTTTTCTGTTGACAGCCATGGCCATTGACCGTTATATAGCAGTTTGCTTCCCGTTACATTACTCTCTTATTATGAGTAAACAGGTTTGTGTATTACTAGCATTTCCAGCGTGGTTTGTTGCTTCCATGAACGCCTCCCTTGTGACCTGCTTGGTCAATAACTTGACATTTATTGGTTTAGTAGAGGTCAAAAATTTCTTCTGTGATCTTAAAGCTCTACGTGTTGCTTCCTTTGGTGATACCATTTCTTTGAAGATATTCATTATTGTAGATGCAATGATAATTGGGGTCATAGTGGCTTTCTTAATCCTGGCCTCTTATATCTGTATCATTTATACTGTCTTGAAAATTAAGTCTTCGGCTGGAAGATGGAAGACGTTCTCAAGCTGTTCTTCCCATATAACAATTGTTGCTTTGTACTTTGGTTCCGCCATGTCCTTGTACCTGACAAATTCTGTAGAACAAGATGTAGTTCTCTCGATGacgtttgttactttggtcccaatgTTAAACCCTCTAGTATACAGCTTGAGGAATAAAGACATTGTACAGGCCATAAGAAAACTATTACACACAAAAATAACACATTAA